DNA sequence from the Phoenix dactylifera cultivar Barhee BC4 chromosome 13, palm_55x_up_171113_PBpolish2nd_filt_p, whole genome shotgun sequence genome:
CTTATACATATCACATATACAACGTCTTCCCATGAAACAAGTCAATTGAATCATAAACATATATGACACCCACGCACGCATGCATCATGCACGGTGCTTGTCTTGTAGGGACCAGGTCAATGAGTTGGCTTTTGAAAAATAAGTATTTATTGTGCAATAGCCAACCCAAGCTGATGACACAATCAAGTTTATCTTTTATGGGTATGTCTATATCTATATTTGATAACAACTAAAacaatatcaatatattaatttaaatGAAGAAACCAGTTTTCAGTGAATATAAATTAGTATTATGGGTCTGTTAAGCAAGGTAAATTTACTTTCTTGGAGAGAGTATCAACCTGGAATAAATGAAACTTGTCTAAGCAAGTTAGAATGAGTGTAGAAaaccttttttgaaaaaaagaaactatGGCACTTCTTCTTTATACACATACAGGAATTGAGAATAATTCATGAATATTACCAAGATGCTGAATCCATAAACTTCAAACTTAAGGTTTATTACTttccccatctctctctctctctctctctctctctctgtgatgTTGCTTATCATAAATTCAACACATTTTCATTTCTTGGACCAGGCAATCTCCTGTAGATGACAACAAGCTGGGCACTGTTGAGCATCAGGTTGAAGAGGTAGACAATGCACTGGCTCTAGTTTCAGGAAGCATGCAGCCCAACCTGGAGGGCTGCAAACCAGTGGACAGCAATAATGTTCAAAGTGTTCTTCTTGCCCTAAGACATGTCAAAGAGCAATTGCAATACTCCATGGGGAGAACTGGTGTCTTCTCTTCCCAAGAGCTGTATGGCCGGTGAGGATATTATAAGGGCCTTTTCAATTCCACCGATCTATTACATTTTCAGTAGGTATTGCGGAAAAGTAAATGGAAGGCCAGCTGAAGCAGTTTCTCGTAGGGTTTTTGTCTTGGATAGTTGATATCATATACTACTAATAATGCATCAATATTCAAGACTCATCCTCTCTGAAAGTGGTGGTTTTCCGATGCATAAAAATGGCAGAAGGTTTGATTAAAAGCATTATAATCTGCAATTGCTCAGCAGATGTCATTCGTTGTTCTCTTTTTTCCGTGTCCTTCACAATGAGCCAGTTTCACATATTGCTGCTCATTTTGGTTGAAAGGAGATGTTCGAAAATAGCTATTGAAAATCACAAAATACTAAGATTTTAACAATTATCACGATAACATATTctctattatttatatttttgccGCATGTATGCATACTTATATAACACCACATTAGCCTCTTAAACTGCCATAATAGCCATTATTTCAAAGCTTGCCCTAAATAGGTTCAAATATTCTTTTATACTTGTGGAAGAAATGACCGAGTCTACCATTTAAAGAACTCTCCCTCTAGAATCTCGATAGTCTTTTATCTACAGAAGAGAATCATTTCTCCATCGACAAGGTAGATTCCCGTGGATCTAAAAGTCCGACTTTTTCCTTCTGTTGTCTAGAAGTTCCAGACCAATATCTAGAAGGATATGTGCGCCCATAGAAATTATGCTCATGGCGCACCTCTTTTATCAAGTTGATCCTCTTTCGTGGCTGCGCTAGACTTAGTGAGGCCCACATCCTGCTAATTCGAGTCAAGTCTAACTAGGCCCATATATATGTAAGGCCCCTCCAGTGTGTCAGAATAGCTGCCCCTAGCCTTGAGGGAGACAAAAAGAGAACATGGAGAGGAGAACTAGGCCCATATATAAGTAAGGCCCCTCCAGTGTGTCCGAATAGCCGCCTATTGAGGGAGACAAAAAGAGAACATGGAGAGGAGAGCAAAACTAGGACAATGCCATGGTGATCAGCTGGATCCAGAAGGCCGTGCAGTAGTGGAGGAGACATCCCCGAGATATTTGGACGATGGTGAAAGATAAAGTGGTCTTTCAAGCTAAATATATATTTAGAGTGGCTTTTTATATAGCCTGTCACTTTGAAGGATATGAGCTAATTTTATGGCGTATGAAATGCtcgttttaataaaaataataataataaaaccgCAAAACTAGGCTACAAAAGTGGGCTGTTGGTTGCCCACCTCGCCACCCCCTCGGTCAAACCTCCAGCGTTCTTTTCAGACCATACCCACCACCCCACAAAACcatgactttttttttaaaaaaataataaaaaaataaaaattaaaggaAAGCAAAAGAAACGTAACGACAAAATGTAGTAGTTATTCCTgcacctcctttttttttttttttttttttttgctaaagattCCGGCACCTCCCTTTGCACCGAAGTTCAAACCAAAGAAACCATCTCTCAAAAATTGgaagggaagaaagagaggaaaagaacaaATTAAACACCCTCGTTTCCTTCTCGaacccatctctccctctcattCATTCTCTCCCGATTCCAGTAGATCTCGTCGCTCCGCTGGAGATTGGGTCGGAGACCAAGAGAAAGCTGGAAGCCAGATACGGCCTGGTGGCGGCCGATGCGATCGCCGGGTGGTTTGGATGAGGGGATGGTCAGATCCTTTACGCTGATGAAGATTGTTAGCCCTTGTTGGAAGCTGTCGCCGGAGAGCCGAGGCGACGACAGCTCCGGCCGCTTCGGCGCCGGCCGCGCCGATGGGCTCCTGTGGTACAAGGACCTCGGGCGCCACGCCGGCGGGGAGTTCTCCATGGCGGTGGTGCAGGCCAATAACTTGCTGGAGGACGGCAGTCAGATCGAGTCGGGGCCGCTGAGCTTGTACGAATCGAGCCCGCCGCACGGGACGTTCGTAGGGGTCTATGACGGGCACGGCGGACCCGAAACCTCGAAATACATCACCAACAATCTATTTTGGAACCTAAAAAGTATGCCCTTTTTGGCTATAATTCGATGAACCTCTTCCATGGCTGTCGTGTATTTTATATCGGATATTGGTTCGACAAGTTTCTTCTACGAGGATATAGAAATTGCAAAGATCTATAGTGGAATTTGCTCTTATTTACCAGAAAAATAACCAATCGGATCTTTTTTTTCATGGTCTGGCTTGTCGGATTGGTGAGAGTTTAGGTATCCGTCACAAATTCGCAGAATTCCTGTGCAAAATGTGATTTTACAGATACGTGAACTGATATTTGAATTTGTTATATTTGCGTGTATCCATGATGGCCAGACCTTTCTGTTATCTCTTATGCAATTAGCTTGTAATTATGATTTCATTCTTGCATGAGATACTGCATCGATTCTCTTAATACTTTAGATGTGGATCGCCGATCATATCCTGTCACATGATTGGTTCAACTTCAATTCTTTTTCGGATTCTTTTAATTATTTGTATTACTATGATCTGAATGCTATTCTTTTTGTAGCCAGTGCTTTTCATAACTATAGAGCGTATATGCTGTGCAGAGTATGCATTGGAACAGAAAGGCATGTCGGTAGATGTAATACGAAAAGCTTTTTCCGCTACAGAAGAAGGCTTTATCTCTCTTGTAAGAAAGCAATGGCTCACTAAGCCCCAGCTTGCGTCCGTTGGTTCCTGCTGTTTGATCGGTGTTATATGTGGTGGGGTGCTTTATGTCGCGAATCTTGGAGATTCTCGAGCAGTGTTagggagattggagagtgaTATTAGAGAGGTGAAAGCTGTGCAGCTGTCAACAGAGCACAATGCGAGCTTTGAATCTATCAGGGAGGAATTGCGTTCAATGCATCCAGATGATTCACAGATTGTGGTTTTAAAGCATAAGGTCTGGCGTGTGAAGGGCCTTATTCAGGTAATTCTTTTTGGCTAATTGTGCAGCTTAACACTGTACTGCAATATATTCATGCCTTTCTGTTGCTCTATCCTTGTTATTCTTATTTCTTTACCCACAAAAAAGATAGGAGGACAGATCTAGTGGACAGTATCTGGTATACTACACAGTCAGTTACACATGCTTATAATATTCTTTTATTATCTAAATAGCAAATGCTATCATGTCTAGtattagaaaaaaaacaaacaaagaaacaaagaaacagAGAGCTGTGCAGcacagaaaagagaagaactAAGCCTCTTACCTTATTATGTCATAAGCATTTTTCCTGATAAACAAGTGAAAATAAGGTTTTAAACCTAAATATTTACTTAAGAAAGTAGAATTATTTCCACGATGACATAGGGATGTactttaatttaatataatatccaATGGACTGGGTGCTATGTGACTATCATTTCAGATGATTCATGAAAAATATATTGAGAATAAGAAATCAGGAATTTGCAAAAGAATGTACGCATGGGGGATGGGCTGCTCATATGGGAGACATACAAATAGAAACCAGATGCTGATATGGCTGGAATACTCTGGCTGAAATTAAATCGTAATAGTTGTTCTTTTTCTCTCTGTTATACTTAAAATACTGTAAAAACAATCTTGTTTCTCCATTATTTCCTTGCTAATATAGCTTTAGGATTTATAAGAGTGCTAGTTGGCCTTGCTCCAATTATTTTTTGTTGAAATTTATGCTATACTAGCTTTGGCATATCCCAGTACCACTCTGATACTGCCATTGGTATGGCCATTGTGGGAAGATTCTAGTTTGAACATTATCTGTGCAAAAATCAAATACAGGCCATCTAAATTGAAGATCCACATGAATAATATTGATGTACAATATTTAGAGTGCCTGAAACAGAAAATATCATATGGCAGTTGTTGTAAGCCCACTCTGACAGGGAAGTACTTGTCTCTTGGCAAGTTCTCCAAACACTTGCTGCTGCCCCACCATACATGTCTTTAGCAATTTCAGCTTAACATATATGAACATCTTCTTCCTAAATGCCTAATATAATTACCTCTCTTGGTATTTTATCATCCTAGTAGATAAAACTTATCTATAGATAGGTTCTTTCCTTTGTATCGAGATCGTTACATCAATTGCTGAATGAAGATGATGGCACCAACCATCTTGGACCTTCCTGCTGTAGAACAGAATAGCTTTCACTGGAATGATTCCCCACACCTTTTAGCGTGCCTAAAAATCTTGTATCATTGCTCTAGATCTTCTTACTACTTTTAATTAAtcctatatattttaaattcaaatgTTATAATTATTGAAAATTTTACATTGGCCATGGTCGATCATCATTGTTTTATTAGGTCTGTGACATAAACTCTGACATGCAAGCACCACTCTCCAAATCTGGCACTTACATTGAGTGACTTTAGGTCCTTTGTTAGAAAATATGTGAGTATCCAGAGGATAACTACTCAGCATAATTTAACAAGTATTGCCATCAGTTGGGTTGATTGACTAATTAGGCTTGGTGGTAATCTGATAAAGGAAAGGTCTTGTAAAAGCATCCACATCTACATAATGTCCGCACAGTATCCATTTGTAAGAAATTTTCATAAATTTGGCTACCAAACATGTCATAAATTGGACTGATGGTTACATTGTTATATCTTTATTTCTTCCTGAGATTGGTGGAGTCTTATGAAATATGTTACAACACGTTCAGTGGGAACCAGGACGCCCCCCTCCCATAGGAATTAAGACCATGCTGAAATGTACATGTTGCTTGAAACTTGCACACATATTTTCAATTTTGTGACCACGTACATCTAGCATTCTAGCATTTTTTATGAATTATATGTTGTATCAACGAACCACCCTGTTCCATGTATCTGTCGCCATTTGGACTCATCATGTCACATGGTGTATGCTGAACATTAACATCTTGTAGGTCTAGCCATTTCTGTACcttcatcaaaaaaatttaGCAGTTTGTGGTAGAACTGCAGACCCTGGAACTCACATCCTGAATGTATTCTGTCTCTAACGTGCAACATGGTCTGCTAAAAATATTCTTCGTATAATTATTCATGGTGTCTGCAGTTTCTTCCATCTGTTACTTTATTCAACACCCCAAAAAAGATTGGTGTGTAGATAATATTAGACCGCAAATATGTTTTAattatttgttttctttctaaATCATTTTCTGCAGGTTTCAAGATCTATTGGGGATGCTTATTTGAAGGATGCAGAGTTCAACCGTGAGCCTCTGCTATCAAGGTTCCGGTTGCCTGAGCCCTTTTGTAAATCAATCCTCAGTGCTGAGCCAACAATAGTGACGCATAAACTCTGTCCAAAAGATCAGTTTTTAATATTTGCATCAGATGGTTTATGGGAACACTTGAGCAATCAAGAAGCGGTTGAAATGGTTCACAACTCACCTCGTAGTGTAAGATGTCTTTTGTGTTCCCGGTTCTCTCATTTGCGTTATACCTTTATGCTTCTTGTACATAAGACGTTTCCATTTATCAAGCCATTGCTTGAAGTACTCATATAGGATGAACGGTTGTTTAAGAAAT
Encoded proteins:
- the LOC103706632 gene encoding probable protein phosphatase 2C 38 gives rise to the protein MRSPGGLDEGMVRSFTLMKIVSPCWKLSPESRGDDSSGRFGAGRADGLLWYKDLGRHAGGEFSMAVVQANNLLEDGSQIESGPLSLYESSPPHGTFVGVYDGHGGPETSKYITNNLFWNLKKYALEQKGMSVDVIRKAFSATEEGFISLVRKQWLTKPQLASVGSCCLIGVICGGVLYVANLGDSRAVLGRLESDIREVKAVQLSTEHNASFESIREELRSMHPDDSQIVVLKHKVWRVKGLIQVSRSIGDAYLKDAEFNREPLLSRFRLPEPFCKSILSAEPTIVTHKLCPKDQFLIFASDGLWEHLSNQEAVEMVHNSPRSGIARKLIKAAMQEAAKKRELRYSDLKKIDRGIRRHFHDDITVIVIFLDHTQISKNFYHGPVLSLRGGGNPVPV